A genomic window from Micromonospora violae includes:
- a CDS encoding prepilin peptidase, with the protein MSAAALVSIALLGTLVGVVVPRLARRFATPPPRRATLPPGRFAALPTQGLASTPRRLRRGAWLSPSVAAVVFVGLAAARGADPALPVFLAVAAVGLVLAGVDLACLRLPDPLVLGAGLLALGGLAAAALLSGTPGRLLGALAGATVAGAAHVLLALLPGSRLGFGDVKLAAVLGLPLGWLGRDALVAGVLLPHVLHGGLVLGLLAARRVHRNTLLPLGPALLAGAWLAVLLG; encoded by the coding sequence ATGTCGGCCGCCGCGCTGGTGTCGATCGCCCTGCTCGGCACCCTGGTCGGTGTCGTCGTACCCCGGTTGGCCCGGCGCTTCGCGACCCCGCCACCCCGGCGCGCAACCCTGCCACCCGGGCGCTTCGCGGCCCTGCCTACCCAGGGCCTCGCGAGCACGCCGCGCCGGCTGCGGCGTGGTGCCTGGCTGAGCCCGTCGGTGGCGGCCGTGGTGTTCGTTGGGCTCGCCGCCGCGCGGGGTGCCGATCCGGCGTTGCCGGTCTTCCTCGCCGTGGCGGCGGTGGGGTTGGTGTTGGCCGGGGTCGACCTGGCCTGCCTGCGGCTGCCCGACCCGCTGGTCCTCGGTGCGGGGCTGCTGGCCCTCGGGGGTCTGGCCGCCGCGGCGCTGCTGTCCGGCACTCCCGGCCGACTGCTCGGCGCGCTGGCTGGTGCGACCGTCGCGGGTGCGGCGCACGTGCTGCTGGCCCTGTTGCCCGGTTCCCGGCTGGGCTTCGGGGACGTGAAACTCGCCGCCGTCCTCGGCCTGCCGCTCGGCTGGTTGGGGCGGGACGCCCTGGTGGCGGGGGTGCTCCTGCCGCACGTCCTGCACGGCGGCCTGGTCCTCGGCCTGCTCGCCGCTCGGCGGGTGCACCGGAACACCCTGCTGCCGCTGGGCCCGGCACTGCTGGCCGGCGCCTGGCTCGCTGTTCTCCTCGGCTGA